One window of Dyadobacter sandarakinus genomic DNA carries:
- the mreC gene encoding rod shape-determining protein MreC, giving the protein MLQLVDFVIRNRFFLVFILLEVLSGWLIVRSNTYWGATYFNTTNHWVARTLALSNSIRDYTKLDDINADLAAENARLHAMVTTLSQQKPVDAPAGYVPDSAFASRFTYQIAKVVDNETSQTNNVLTIDKGTADGIKPGMGVISATGVVGKVRFCSENYSLVTSILHSQFMVSSKLVRSKEIGYAKWNGKDPDLIDLIDVSKYTKVYKGDSAVTSDQNSVFPPGIMVGKVAEVTVHPNQTFYNIVLRLSTDFRNLAYVYVVRNQQLGEQEELKLRTVETK; this is encoded by the coding sequence ATGCTCCAACTCGTTGATTTCGTAATCCGGAATCGGTTTTTCCTGGTATTTATATTGCTGGAAGTACTCAGTGGCTGGTTAATCGTGCGCAGCAATACCTACTGGGGTGCTACTTATTTCAATACAACCAATCATTGGGTGGCCAGAACACTGGCGCTTTCCAATTCGATCCGGGATTATACCAAGCTGGATGATATCAATGCCGACCTTGCTGCCGAAAATGCTCGGCTGCATGCGATGGTGACCACCCTTAGCCAGCAGAAACCCGTAGATGCGCCTGCTGGGTATGTGCCCGACTCTGCATTCGCATCGCGTTTTACTTACCAGATTGCCAAGGTTGTGGACAATGAAACCAGCCAGACAAACAATGTACTGACCATTGATAAGGGTACGGCGGATGGTATCAAGCCCGGCATGGGCGTTATCTCGGCAACCGGTGTTGTGGGTAAGGTGCGTTTTTGCTCGGAAAACTACTCTTTGGTAACATCTATCCTGCACTCGCAGTTTATGGTGTCGTCCAAGCTGGTGCGAAGCAAGGAAATAGGCTATGCCAAATGGAATGGTAAGGATCCGGACCTGATCGATTTGATTGACGTGTCCAAGTACACCAAGGTCTATAAAGGTGATTCGGCTGTCACGTCCGATCAGAACTCGGTGTTTCCGCCCGGCATTATGGTGGGTAAGGTTGCGGAAGTTACCGTGCACCCAAACCAGACCTTTTACAACATCGTACTTCGCCTATCTACTGATTTCAGAAACCTTGCTTACGTTTATGTGGTACGAAATCAACAACTTGGGGAGCAGGAAGAGCTGAAACTACGTACCGTCGAGACCAAATGA
- a CDS encoding VWA domain-containing protein, whose amino-acid sequence MGEWFSLKWFGINAWQSYEWVYPYFLYLIPFVPILFWLRDALYRKHKQRLTTTFSRVKSAWNWLVLLRFIQPVSVGLGIALILVALARPQVVSERTDRYSEGIDIMLLLDISDSMLEKDLNPNRLAAAKTVARKFIQGRLHDRIGIVIFAGEAVSLCPLTTDYELLYGFLNQINPNMIPIAGTAIGSALAVSVNRMREMPGDSKVVILISDGDNTSGNLGPATSAQLAHAFGIKIYTISVGKPRTVTRRDTTAAAAAMVDEGELKNIADIGNGKYFRASDNIGLETVFKQIDQLEKVKSRDVVSRDVSDFYRVYLYWAVLFLLIAMGTKSTFMANILED is encoded by the coding sequence ATGGGAGAATGGTTTTCATTAAAATGGTTCGGAATCAATGCCTGGCAGTCGTATGAGTGGGTATATCCCTATTTTTTGTACCTGATACCCTTTGTTCCCATACTTTTCTGGCTCCGGGATGCATTGTACCGAAAGCATAAGCAACGGCTGACCACTACATTCAGCCGAGTAAAAAGTGCCTGGAACTGGCTGGTATTACTGCGGTTTATCCAACCTGTCAGTGTGGGCCTGGGTATTGCATTGATCCTTGTGGCGCTGGCCAGGCCGCAGGTGGTTTCCGAGCGTACAGACAGGTACTCCGAAGGTATCGACATTATGCTGCTGCTGGACATCTCTGATTCCATGTTGGAAAAAGACCTGAACCCAAACAGGCTTGCCGCAGCTAAAACAGTGGCGAGAAAGTTTATACAGGGGCGACTTCACGATCGTATCGGCATTGTGATTTTTGCGGGAGAAGCAGTATCGCTCTGTCCGCTTACCACCGACTATGAGCTGCTGTATGGTTTTCTGAACCAGATCAATCCCAATATGATCCCGATTGCGGGTACAGCCATCGGATCGGCACTGGCGGTGTCTGTAAACCGCATGCGCGAAATGCCGGGTGACAGCAAGGTGGTAATCCTGATCAGTGACGGGGATAATACATCGGGTAACCTGGGACCTGCTACTTCGGCCCAGTTGGCACATGCATTCGGAATCAAGATTTACACCATATCAGTCGGGAAACCACGGACAGTTACCCGGCGCGATACCACCGCAGCAGCAGCGGCAATGGTGGATGAGGGCGAGCTCAAAAACATTGCGGATATCGGTAATGGTAAATATTTCCGTGCTTCCGATAATATCGGTCTGGAAACAGTGTTTAAACAAATAGACCAGCTTGAAAAAGTAAAATCGCGGGATGTAGTATCGCGGGACGTCAGCGATTTTTACAGGGTTTATTTATATTGGGCTGTATTGTTCCTCCTTATTGCGATGGGTACCAAAAGTACCTTTATGGCTAACATTCTTGAAGATTAA
- the nadD gene encoding nicotinate (nicotinamide) nucleotide adenylyltransferase, with the protein MKIGLFFGSFNPIHIGHLIIANTMATQTDLEQIWFVVSPQNPFKKNSSLLHEFDRYDLVQRAISDNAFFKVSDIEFHMPKPSYTIDTIARLQEKYPQHEFRLIIGEDNLAQFPNWKNHDKILEYTGLYVYPRPDSKKHGFKEHPAVRFVDAPLLDISATYIRDCIRTGRSIRYMVPEPVEQLIRIKKFFI; encoded by the coding sequence ATGAAAATCGGGTTATTCTTCGGATCATTTAATCCCATTCACATCGGGCACCTCATCATTGCCAATACTATGGCAACACAGACTGATCTTGAACAAATCTGGTTTGTTGTGAGTCCGCAAAATCCATTCAAAAAGAACAGTAGCCTGCTGCATGAGTTCGATCGGTACGACCTGGTGCAGAGGGCAATCAGTGACAATGCATTTTTTAAGGTTTCGGACATTGAGTTTCATATGCCGAAGCCTAGCTATACCATTGATACGATTGCGCGATTGCAGGAGAAGTACCCGCAGCACGAGTTCCGGCTGATCATAGGAGAAGATAATCTTGCCCAGTTTCCCAACTGGAAAAATCATGACAAAATACTGGAGTACACCGGCTTGTATGTATATCCTCGTCCTGATTCAAAAAAACATGGTTTTAAGGAACATCCAGCCGTCAGGTTCGTAGATGCGCCCTTGCTCGATATTTCGGCTACGTACATTCGCGATTGTATACGTACGGGGCGCTCCATCAGGTACATGGTCCCTGAGCCCGTAGAGCAGCTGATCCGGATCAAAAAGTTTTTTATCTGA
- a CDS encoding DUF4296 domain-containing protein produces the protein MKPNKDRHLRVMKRLLSHLRGLAALYALPALLLAGCGGDNTLPANTLSEEQMSNILADIHLAESRVNRLQLRSLDSSLMLFNRLKSDIWKKYKVDTLAYRESYNYYMTHPEVMTRIYEKVGKKIEQREKSSNIKL, from the coding sequence GTGAAACCAAACAAAGATAGGCATTTGCGTGTTATGAAGCGGCTGCTCTCCCATTTACGAGGCCTGGCGGCATTGTATGCGCTACCTGCTTTGCTCCTTGCAGGCTGCGGCGGTGACAATACACTCCCTGCCAACACGCTGTCTGAGGAACAGATGTCGAACATCCTGGCAGACATTCACCTGGCCGAATCGCGAGTGAACCGCCTGCAGCTACGCTCGCTGGACTCGTCCCTGATGCTCTTCAACAGGCTGAAAAGCGACATCTGGAAAAAATATAAGGTAGATACCCTGGCTTACCGCGAGAGCTATAATTACTACATGACACACCCGGAGGTCATGACGCGTATTTATGAAAAAGTAGGGAAGAAGATTGAGCAGAGGGAGAAAAGCAGCAATATTAAGCTCTGA
- a CDS encoding sigma-70 family RNA polymerase sigma factor, with translation MLDAMPETLTTNGYTDDLRYEVFNREFMPHIDSMYNFAFRLTMDEDDANDLVQDTYLKAFRFISSFEQGTNAKAWLFRILKNSFINDYRKKSKEPSKVDYQEVETTYNSEEASDTTYTVDLRADAVQELIGDEVANALNALPVDFRTVIILCDIEGFTYEEMAKILDIPIGTVRSRLHRARNLLKEKLRNYASSMGYDS, from the coding sequence ATGTTAGATGCCATGCCAGAAACGCTTACGACTAATGGATACACGGATGATCTTCGCTACGAGGTTTTCAACCGTGAATTCATGCCTCATATAGACTCCATGTACAACTTCGCCTTTCGTCTGACCATGGACGAGGATGATGCAAATGACCTGGTTCAAGATACATACCTGAAGGCTTTTCGTTTTATTTCTTCTTTTGAACAGGGTACCAACGCAAAAGCCTGGCTTTTCAGGATCCTGAAAAACAGCTTTATCAACGATTACCGGAAGAAGAGTAAAGAGCCGTCGAAAGTTGATTATCAGGAAGTTGAAACTACTTATAACTCAGAGGAGGCATCTGATACCACTTACACGGTCGATCTGCGGGCAGATGCTGTTCAGGAGCTGATCGGGGACGAAGTAGCCAATGCATTGAATGCACTCCCGGTGGATTTCCGTACGGTGATCATTCTCTGCGATATTGAAGGATTTACTTACGAAGAAATGGCCAAGATCCTGGACATTCCGATAGGAACTGTACGGTCGAGGCTGCACCGCGCACGTAATCTTCTCAAAGAAAAACTCAGAAACTACGCCAGCTCAATGGGATACGATTCGTAG
- the gmk gene encoding guanylate kinase, whose amino-acid sequence MKGKLIIFSAPSGSGKTTIVRHLLDHYSSQLAFSVSACTRERRDYEVDGKDYYFLTLADFREKIAAQQFAEWEEVYAGSYYGTLKSEIQRLWDEGKHVVFDVDVKGGLKLKEAYGSDALAVFVKVSSEEEIRRRLSARGTETEESFATRLAKVRYEQSFEGEFDVVLVNDHLADTLRKAEDLVAGFISR is encoded by the coding sequence GTGAAAGGAAAGCTTATTATATTTTCTGCACCTTCCGGTTCCGGAAAGACAACCATCGTCAGACATCTTTTAGACCATTACTCAAGTCAGCTCGCATTTTCCGTGTCGGCCTGTACCCGTGAGCGGCGTGACTATGAGGTGGACGGAAAAGATTATTATTTTCTTACCCTGGCCGATTTCAGGGAGAAAATTGCTGCGCAGCAATTTGCGGAATGGGAGGAGGTGTATGCCGGCAGCTACTATGGAACACTCAAATCCGAAATCCAGCGGCTCTGGGATGAAGGAAAACATGTCGTTTTCGATGTGGATGTTAAAGGTGGACTGAAACTCAAAGAGGCTTATGGAAGCGATGCTTTGGCCGTTTTTGTAAAGGTTTCTTCGGAAGAGGAAATCCGGCGCCGCCTGTCGGCGCGGGGTACCGAAACCGAAGAGTCATTTGCAACACGTCTGGCCAAGGTGCGGTATGAGCAAAGCTTTGAGGGCGAGTTTGATGTAGTACTGGTGAATGATCACCTGGCCGATACGCTCAGGAAGGCGGAGGACCTTGTAGCCGGTTTCATTAGTCGCTGA
- a CDS encoding rod shape-determining protein, producing MGLFDFLTSDIAIDLGTANTLIIHKDTVVVDEPSIIAMDKTTGKVLAIGHTAMQMHEKTNENIKTIRPLKDGVIADFTAAEMMIRGMIKMIDTGSRFFTPSHRMVVCIPSGITEVEKRAVKDSCEHAGAKEVYMVHEPIAAAIGIGIDITQPNGVMIVDIGGGTTEIAVIALSGIVCEQSVRIAGDVFTRDIVDYMRREHNLLIGERSAELIKMAIGSATPELEVPLDDYQIRGRDLMTGIPKEIRVTYSEIAYSLDKSISKIEEGVMKALEISPPELSADIFKNGIYLTGGGALIHGLDRRIAQKTKLPVHIADDPLKAVVKGTGEVLKNLELYKPVLIS from the coding sequence ATGGGATTGTTTGATTTTTTGACTAGCGATATTGCAATAGACCTGGGTACCGCCAATACCCTGATTATACATAAAGATACAGTAGTTGTTGACGAACCTTCAATCATAGCCATGGACAAAACGACCGGCAAAGTGCTGGCGATCGGACATACTGCTATGCAAATGCATGAGAAGACAAACGAAAATATCAAAACAATCCGGCCCCTTAAAGATGGTGTGATCGCCGACTTTACTGCCGCGGAAATGATGATCCGCGGAATGATCAAGATGATTGATACCGGCAGCCGCTTCTTTACTCCTTCACACCGCATGGTAGTATGTATCCCGTCGGGCATTACCGAAGTGGAAAAACGGGCAGTAAAAGATTCCTGTGAGCACGCCGGCGCCAAAGAAGTATATATGGTGCACGAGCCTATTGCGGCTGCAATCGGTATCGGTATCGACATTACCCAGCCCAATGGTGTGATGATCGTCGATATTGGCGGAGGAACTACCGAAATCGCGGTGATTGCATTGTCCGGGATTGTCTGCGAACAGTCCGTAAGAATTGCGGGCGACGTATTTACCAGGGATATTGTGGATTATATGCGCCGCGAGCATAACCTGCTCATCGGGGAGCGCTCGGCCGAGTTGATCAAGATGGCTATCGGGTCGGCTACTCCCGAGCTGGAAGTTCCTCTGGATGATTACCAGATCCGCGGACGCGATTTGATGACAGGTATTCCAAAGGAAATCCGGGTTACATACAGTGAAATAGCTTATTCACTGGATAAGTCTATCTCGAAAATAGAAGAGGGTGTCATGAAAGCACTTGAAATTTCCCCTCCCGAGCTTTCCGCCGACATTTTCAAAAACGGCATCTACCTCACAGGTGGAGGCGCACTCATCCACGGCCTCGATCGCCGCATTGCCCAAAAAACGAAATTACCCGTTCACATCGCCGATGATCCACTGAAAGCAGTGGTAAAAGGTACAGGAGAGGTACTCAAAAACCTGGAACTCTACAAGCCTGTACTGATTTCCTAG
- a CDS encoding DUF2480 family protein has translation METEEIVNRIASSGIISFDLETLYHPGERITYDIKDNLWQGLILKEKDFRDFLKTHDWTQYQDKNVSVICSEDAIVPTWAYMLLALHLEPYANAVVFGDMTALEDNLFADALQKLDIEEFRGKKVVVKGCSKFPVPISAYMLISQMLKPVVQSLMFGEPCSTVPLYKKPKSSVSSSN, from the coding sequence ATGGAAACTGAGGAAATTGTCAACCGCATTGCTTCAAGCGGTATTATATCTTTTGATCTTGAAACCTTGTATCATCCGGGTGAGCGGATTACTTACGATATCAAGGACAACCTCTGGCAGGGATTGATACTTAAGGAAAAGGATTTTCGCGATTTTTTGAAGACACATGACTGGACGCAGTACCAGGATAAAAATGTGTCGGTAATCTGCTCCGAGGATGCGATTGTGCCTACCTGGGCTTACATGCTGCTTGCATTGCACTTGGAGCCTTATGCCAATGCAGTGGTATTCGGCGACATGACGGCATTGGAAGACAACCTGTTTGCAGATGCCCTTCAGAAACTGGATATTGAAGAATTCAGAGGAAAAAAAGTAGTAGTGAAAGGCTGCAGTAAATTTCCGGTTCCCATTTCAGCCTACATGCTCATCAGCCAAATGCTCAAACCCGTAGTACAAAGCCTGATGTTCGGAGAGCCATGCAGTACGGTACCCCTTTACAAAAAGCCTAAATCTTCCGTTTCTTCCTCCAACTGA
- a CDS encoding helix-turn-helix domain-containing protein, translating into MEDYNKIIESLGVKFVKARHIRILQPITIKNFYDVQNSLTILYDGEVSFGSDESQKVEEGDMLFIPGGKHATVTYGNTQTAKTVSNEEFMTNRDNYIEAGHDPALIGKLPNSFGLISFEAKVFDTVNFFTSLDVPPFLIKRDDQIAATINQILTEDMLDTPGKGRIIKIKTEEVVIEIIRYILKNKLFVEQLVTNSTYFKDPRLIDIFAYIKDNLGGDLSNKVLANVANVSEDYVGQYFKMLTGINPQDYIEYQRMEKAVDLLRTSKKSIRAIGSDVGYKDTAYFCRRFKMMFGIPAGKMRRRESLMNV; encoded by the coding sequence ATGGAAGACTATAATAAGATAATCGAGTCATTGGGAGTGAAATTCGTGAAAGCCCGGCACATCCGGATTTTACAACCAATTACCATTAAAAACTTCTACGATGTACAGAATTCACTGACAATCCTGTATGATGGAGAGGTTTCTTTTGGTTCCGACGAGTCGCAGAAGGTGGAGGAAGGCGACATGCTTTTTATCCCGGGGGGTAAACATGCTACGGTAACTTACGGCAACACGCAAACTGCCAAAACGGTGTCCAATGAGGAGTTTATGACCAATCGGGACAACTATATCGAGGCTGGCCATGATCCTGCGCTGATCGGAAAATTGCCTAATTCTTTTGGGCTGATTTCCTTTGAAGCCAAAGTTTTTGATACGGTTAACTTTTTCACATCCCTGGATGTACCTCCTTTTCTGATCAAGAGAGACGATCAGATTGCCGCCACGATCAACCAGATCCTGACGGAAGATATGCTGGACACACCGGGAAAGGGCCGTATTATCAAGATTAAAACCGAGGAAGTTGTCATCGAGATCATTCGTTACATCCTGAAAAACAAGCTGTTTGTAGAGCAACTCGTAACAAACAGTACTTACTTTAAGGATCCCCGCCTCATCGATATCTTTGCCTATATCAAGGACAACCTGGGTGGCGATCTTTCCAATAAGGTCCTGGCCAATGTTGCAAACGTATCCGAGGATTATGTAGGGCAGTATTTTAAGATGCTGACGGGAATCAATCCACAGGATTATATTGAATACCAGCGCATGGAGAAGGCAGTGGATTTACTGCGTACATCCAAGAAAAGCATCAGGGCGATCGGTTCGGACGTAGGCTATAAGGATACTGCTTATTTCTGCCGCCGCTTTAAAATGATGTTCGGTATACCTGCCGGAAAAATGCGCCGTCGTGAGTCGCTGATGAACGTATAA
- a CDS encoding nuclear transport factor 2 family protein: MKHLFSIVLVMLTLAAKAQQLPQPTDGTDCSNLFFKALLEEDARSLGALLSSDFTVVSFNGQTVSGEQLQQAVAAGEIVINSGILSGTSTKSYGDVAIITGQWNLSARISNNSFQGDLAYIAVCVRAGGTWKVTTVQLTPLRG; this comes from the coding sequence ATGAAGCACCTATTTTCAATTGTACTGGTAATGCTTACGCTGGCTGCCAAGGCGCAGCAACTACCACAGCCAACTGACGGCACAGATTGCTCCAACCTGTTTTTCAAAGCATTGCTTGAAGAGGATGCACGTAGCCTGGGCGCTTTGCTGTCTTCCGACTTTACAGTCGTAAGTTTCAATGGACAGACAGTGAGTGGTGAGCAGTTGCAGCAGGCTGTCGCTGCGGGTGAGATCGTGATCAACTCCGGAATACTGTCGGGTACCAGTACAAAAAGTTACGGAGATGTGGCCATTATAACCGGGCAGTGGAACCTGAGTGCGAGGATCAGCAACAACAGTTTTCAGGGTGACCTGGCCTACATTGCGGTGTGCGTCAGGGCAGGAGGTACCTGGAAGGTTACTACCGTGCAGTTAACCCCTTTGCGTGGGTAA
- a CDS encoding ATP-binding cassette domain-containing protein, with amino-acid sequence MDKNQKVLEADSIWLEYDGRKILQNIYLKAETGKVTGLLGRNGVGKSSLLRIIFGTLPAQSQSVRINGAYVAEPYKQHGLLRYLPQHRFAPNLSLKTLCSCYDVLLEQMVAYFPELGEHTREKINSLSGGKVRLIETMLVLLSPVSFVILDEPFTHLSPVVTETLMQVITDQKAHKGILVCDHLYHQVLAISDAAYLMVPVGRTILLTDPLTELSAYGYTL; translated from the coding sequence ATGGACAAAAATCAAAAAGTGCTGGAAGCTGACAGTATCTGGCTGGAATATGACGGGCGTAAAATCCTGCAAAACATCTACCTGAAAGCAGAAACCGGAAAAGTTACAGGCTTGCTGGGACGTAACGGAGTCGGAAAATCGAGCTTGCTCAGGATCATCTTTGGCACCTTACCGGCACAAAGCCAGTCTGTGCGTATCAATGGAGCTTACGTAGCAGAACCCTACAAGCAACATGGCTTGCTCCGCTATCTGCCGCAGCACAGGTTTGCTCCCAATCTTTCCCTCAAAACACTTTGCTCCTGCTATGATGTCTTATTGGAGCAGATGGTAGCCTACTTCCCGGAGCTGGGAGAGCATACCCGGGAAAAGATCAACAGCCTCTCAGGCGGAAAGGTCAGATTGATTGAGACCATGCTGGTATTGCTTTCGCCGGTATCCTTTGTTATTCTGGATGAGCCTTTTACGCATTTATCACCGGTCGTGACGGAGACGCTGATGCAGGTTATTACAGACCAGAAAGCGCATAAAGGTATCCTGGTTTGCGATCATTTGTACCACCAGGTACTGGCTATTTCCGATGCAGCGTACCTGATGGTACCGGTAGGCAGGACTATCCTGCTGACGGACCCGCTCACGGAGCTAAGCGCGTACGGTTATACGCTTTAA
- a CDS encoding ribonuclease HII: MLKAYYNINVIEAGLDEVGRGCLAGPVVAAAVILPQDYTHAYLNDSKQLTRSQRLELETEIVREALAWAVAEVDNLEIDRINILKASFLAMHRAVDKLTHRPEHLLVDGNRFTPYPMIPHTCIIKGDAHYLSIAAASVLAKNYRDELMSGLSQQYPHYGWETNVGYPTIHHRRAIGLHGPCPYHRMTFRLLKAEETGQLEEETEDLGFL; this comes from the coding sequence ATGCTGAAAGCATATTACAATATCAATGTCATTGAAGCCGGGCTGGACGAAGTAGGCCGGGGCTGCCTGGCAGGCCCTGTGGTGGCAGCTGCGGTGATACTTCCGCAAGATTACACCCATGCCTACCTGAATGATTCCAAGCAGCTGACCCGTTCCCAGCGTTTAGAGCTTGAAACAGAAATCGTCCGTGAAGCACTTGCCTGGGCAGTAGCCGAGGTAGACAATCTTGAAATTGACCGGATTAATATTTTAAAGGCGAGTTTTTTGGCCATGCACCGAGCTGTCGACAAGCTGACGCACCGGCCCGAACATTTGCTGGTAGATGGTAACCGCTTTACACCTTACCCGATGATCCCGCACACCTGCATCATCAAAGGCGATGCGCATTACCTTTCCATTGCAGCAGCATCTGTACTTGCCAAAAATTACCGTGATGAGCTGATGAGCGGCCTGTCACAACAATATCCGCACTACGGATGGGAAACCAACGTAGGTTATCCTACTATTCATCATAGGCGCGCCATCGGCCTGCATGGGCCTTGTCCGTATCACCGGATGACATTCAGGCTGCTTAAAGCCGAAGAGACCGGTCAGTTGGAGGAAGAAACGGAAGATTTAGGCTTTTTGTAA
- a CDS encoding DUF58 domain-containing protein codes for MFQQFLGKLRKYEIRMRKAVTSERYGNFHSVFKGSGLEFDDLRLYQYGDDVRAIDWNTSAKGHGTFLKIFKEEKEQTAFFMLDVSASQQVGELRRLKIDIGKEVCGVLALSAIQEASRVGLLCFSDKTERYIRPSDGMKHGYSVISELYKLIPESPRTNIADAILVALNVLRRRSLVFLISDFIDLNYQHNLKALARKHDLVVIHLYDTREVSLPGLGIIPLYDAEKQSTVWINTSSKQYREQMASRFEKRSEELKRLCHQNRADYLIVNTQEDYIPALIHLFKVRRYTRSTTSS; via the coding sequence ATGTTTCAGCAGTTTTTGGGAAAGTTGAGGAAATACGAGATACGGATGCGAAAAGCCGTTACCAGTGAACGGTATGGGAACTTTCACTCCGTATTTAAGGGCTCGGGACTGGAATTCGATGACCTTCGTCTTTACCAGTACGGCGATGATGTGCGGGCGATTGACTGGAATACCTCTGCCAAAGGGCATGGTACCTTTTTGAAAATCTTTAAGGAGGAAAAGGAGCAGACGGCATTCTTTATGCTCGATGTAAGTGCTTCGCAGCAAGTGGGTGAATTACGGCGGCTTAAAATTGATATCGGTAAGGAAGTATGCGGCGTGCTCGCATTGTCGGCCATCCAGGAGGCTTCACGGGTCGGTTTGCTTTGTTTTTCTGATAAAACAGAACGTTACATCCGCCCGTCGGATGGGATGAAGCACGGGTACAGTGTTATTTCCGAACTCTACAAGCTGATCCCTGAGTCGCCCCGCACCAATATTGCCGACGCTATACTGGTGGCGCTGAATGTACTGAGACGCCGCAGCCTTGTTTTCCTGATCTCAGACTTTATCGACCTTAATTACCAGCATAACTTAAAAGCACTGGCACGCAAGCACGACCTGGTGGTGATTCATTTGTATGATACCCGGGAAGTCAGTTTGCCCGGACTGGGCATTATCCCGCTGTATGATGCCGAAAAGCAAAGTACCGTATGGATCAATACATCCTCCAAGCAGTACCGTGAGCAAATGGCCAGCCGTTTTGAAAAACGCAGTGAGGAGCTGAAAAGATTATGTCACCAGAACCGGGCAGACTACCTGATCGTAAATACCCAGGAGGATTACATCCCTGCGTTGATCCATTTGTTTAAAGTAAGGCGTTATACCAGAAGCACTACTTCGTCCTGA
- a CDS encoding polyprenol monophosphomannose synthase has translation MNNSIVVIPTYNEIENIEAIIRKVLTLSQPFDLLIIDDGSPDGTAAVVKRLMGEFPALLHLVERKGKLGLGTAYIHGFKWALERGYEYIFEMDADFSHPPEDLVRLHHACAVQGKDVAIGSRYITGVNVVNWPINRVLMSYFAGTYVRMITGMSIMDPTAGFICYTARVLRTINLNSIRFIGYAFQIEMKFNSWKYGFDIVEVPIIFTDRTKGASKMSRGIFKEAVFGVISMKINSYFKRYIPSHSEK, from the coding sequence GTGAACAACAGCATTGTAGTTATTCCAACCTACAACGAAATCGAAAACATTGAGGCGATTATCCGGAAGGTTCTTACGCTGAGCCAGCCATTTGACCTGTTGATTATCGACGACGGCTCACCCGACGGTACCGCTGCGGTGGTCAAACGCCTGATGGGAGAATTTCCTGCTTTGCTGCACCTGGTAGAAAGAAAAGGTAAGCTGGGATTGGGTACGGCTTACATTCACGGATTCAAATGGGCGCTGGAACGTGGATACGAGTATATTTTTGAAATGGATGCCGACTTTTCACACCCTCCGGAAGATCTTGTACGCTTGCATCATGCCTGTGCCGTGCAGGGTAAGGACGTGGCGATCGGGTCACGGTACATTACGGGTGTCAATGTGGTAAACTGGCCTATCAACCGCGTGCTGATGTCCTACTTTGCAGGAACTTACGTGAGGATGATTACAGGAATGAGCATCATGGACCCGACAGCAGGATTTATTTGCTACACCGCTCGTGTGCTCCGGACAATCAACCTGAACAGCATCCGCTTTATCGGGTATGCATTCCAGATCGAGATGAAGTTTAATTCCTGGAAGTACGGATTTGATATCGTGGAGGTGCCAATCATCTTTACCGATCGTACCAAAGGTGCTTCCAAAATGTCACGGGGAATATTCAAGGAGGCTGTTTTCGGTGTGATCAGCATGAAAATCAACAGTTACTTCAAACGTTACATTCCATCACATTCGGAAAAGTAA